Proteins found in one Methylophilaceae bacterium genomic segment:
- a CDS encoding RNA-binding S4 domain-containing protein, whose translation MVTNLDEKCRLDKWLWAARFFKTRSLAADAVSGGKVRVNGDRAKSAKEVQLGMQIQITTKDMEMVIEVTGLSNTRRSATDATFLYKETKESKAKRDNIKTTRSNEHAERERGAGRPTKRQLREIAKFTGIKNYDGL comes from the coding sequence ATGGTAACTAACCTTGATGAAAAATGTCGATTAGATAAATGGCTGTGGGCAGCACGTTTTTTTAAAACGCGTAGTCTGGCGGCCGATGCCGTGAGTGGTGGTAAGGTGCGCGTCAATGGCGACCGCGCTAAAAGCGCAAAAGAAGTGCAACTGGGTATGCAAATACAAATCACCACCAAAGACATGGAAATGGTGATAGAAGTAACAGGCTTATCGAATACGCGACGCAGCGCGACGGATGCTACATTTTTGTACAAAGAAACCAAAGAAAGCAAAGCCAAGCGTGACAATATCAAAACCACCCGCAGCAATGAACACGCCGAGCGAGAGCGTGGAGCAGGGCGTCCAACCAAACGACAACTGCGTGAGATTGCCAAATTTACAGGCATTAAAAACTACGATGGGCTATAA
- the gmd gene encoding GDP-mannose 4,6-dehydratase, protein MKKVALITGVTGQDGAYLAELLLNKGYVVHGIKRRASSFNTDRIDHLYQDPHLDNKNFILHYGDLTDSTNLIRIVKQVQPDEIYNLAAMSHVAVSFESPEYTADVDGLGTLRILEAIRILGLEKKTKFYQASTSELYGLVQETPQTETTPFYPRSPYAVAKMYAYWITVNYREAHGIYACNGILFNHESPLRGETFVTRKITRALARIKLGLQETLYLGNLNVLRDWGHAKDYVEMQWMMLQQEKAEDFVIATGVQYSVRDFVNSAAKELKMDITWQGSGVDEKGYMDGKCIVQVDEKYFRPTEVETLLGDPSKAKQKLGWTPKITFDELVSEMVREDYKSAQRDELIKKHGFQTMDYHE, encoded by the coding sequence ATGAAAAAAGTCGCATTAATTACAGGTGTAACAGGGCAAGATGGCGCATATCTTGCTGAACTTTTGTTAAATAAAGGATATGTTGTTCATGGCATTAAGCGTCGCGCTTCTTCATTTAATACCGATCGTATCGACCATCTATATCAAGACCCGCATTTAGATAATAAGAACTTTATTTTGCATTATGGTGATTTAACCGATTCAACAAATCTCATCCGAATTGTTAAACAGGTGCAACCTGATGAAATTTATAATCTAGCAGCAATGAGTCATGTCGCTGTTAGCTTTGAGTCGCCAGAATATACGGCCGATGTTGATGGTTTAGGTACATTACGTATCCTAGAAGCAATCAGAATTTTAGGGCTTGAGAAAAAAACAAAGTTTTATCAAGCGTCCACTTCTGAGCTATATGGTCTAGTCCAAGAAACACCTCAGACAGAAACCACACCTTTCTATCCTCGTAGTCCTTATGCCGTTGCCAAAATGTATGCTTATTGGATTACCGTTAACTATCGTGAAGCGCATGGTATTTATGCCTGCAATGGTATTTTGTTTAATCACGAAAGCCCATTACGTGGCGAAACGTTTGTTACCCGCAAAATTACGCGTGCGTTGGCGCGTATTAAGCTAGGCTTGCAAGAAACACTTTATCTTGGCAACTTAAACGTTTTGCGTGACTGGGGCCATGCTAAAGACTATGTAGAGATGCAATGGATGATGTTGCAGCAAGAAAAAGCCGAAGATTTTGTGATTGCAACTGGTGTGCAGTATAGCGTACGAGATTTTGTAAACTCAGCGGCTAAAGAGCTAAAAATGGACATCACATGGCAAGGAAGTGGTGTAGACGAAAAAGGGTATATGGATGGAAAATGTATTGTTCAAGTTGATGAAAAATACTTTAGACCAACAGAAGTTGAGACTCTGCTTGGAGACCCAAGCAAAGCTAAACAAAAGCTAGGCTGGACACCAAAAATCACATTTGACGAACTAGTGTCTGAAATGGTGCGAGAAGACTATAAGTCAGCTCAACGAGATGAGTTGATTAAAAAACATGGTTTTCAAACAATGGACTATCACGAATAA
- a CDS encoding ATP-binding protein, with translation MKRYLYEQIRQDLQKKLVVLTGPRQIGKTTLSQQLMEALPDSQYLNFDVLPHRLVINAQQWRQSSPLLIFDEIHKMQDWKTWLKGVFDGRAAQQQILVTGSARMETFRQGGDSLAGRYFRLRLHPLSVREWVEVQRVSPQLALNHLLKRGGFPEPALADNDTEADRWRYSYFNDLIREDVLEFSRVQEINTMRLFAEMLRSRVGSPLSLASIARDLSVSPTTLARYLEILESLFIVFSVRPWHHNIARAILKSPKVYFYDTGLVLGDEGIRFENLVACHLLKKVQWQQDVAGETVNLHYIRTKDDAEVDFVLSQAGSITDLIECKLHATSSHKPLHRFSAQWPLAKAIQLVKECSNEADIQTVQVRNAANWLNALAV, from the coding sequence ATGAAAAGATATTTATACGAACAGATTCGTCAAGATCTGCAGAAAAAACTCGTAGTGCTGACTGGTCCTCGGCAGATCGGCAAGACCACGCTGAGTCAGCAGCTAATGGAGGCGCTACCTGATAGCCAGTATCTGAATTTTGATGTACTACCACACAGGCTAGTCATCAATGCGCAACAATGGCGTCAGAGCTCACCACTGCTGATTTTTGATGAAATACATAAAATGCAAGATTGGAAGACTTGGTTAAAAGGCGTATTTGATGGTCGTGCAGCTCAGCAACAAATTCTCGTCACTGGAAGCGCGCGCATGGAGACATTTAGGCAAGGAGGAGATTCTCTTGCTGGACGATATTTTAGATTAAGATTGCATCCCTTATCAGTACGAGAGTGGGTGGAGGTGCAACGCGTTTCACCACAACTTGCGCTTAACCACCTATTGAAAAGAGGGGGGTTTCCCGAACCTGCACTTGCAGATAATGATACTGAGGCTGACCGTTGGCGTTACAGTTATTTTAACGACCTGATTAGAGAGGATGTGCTTGAGTTTTCACGAGTGCAAGAAATTAACACCATGCGCCTTTTTGCTGAGATGCTGCGCTCCCGCGTTGGATCTCCACTGTCACTTGCCTCTATAGCGCGAGACCTTAGCGTTTCACCAACAACATTAGCTCGATATTTAGAAATACTGGAGTCACTTTTTATTGTTTTCTCTGTCAGACCGTGGCACCACAATATCGCTAGAGCGATATTGAAATCTCCCAAAGTCTACTTTTATGACACGGGATTAGTATTAGGAGATGAGGGCATTCGATTTGAAAATTTGGTTGCCTGCCATCTATTAAAAAAAGTTCAATGGCAACAAGATGTAGCGGGAGAAACAGTCAATTTGCATTACATTAGAACGAAAGATGATGCAGAAGTTGATTTTGTATTAAGCCAAGCAGGCAGCATCACCGATTTAATTGAATGCAAGCTTCATGCCACTAGCTCGCACAAACCGCTTCATCGATTTTCCGCGCAGTGGCCGTTAGCAAAAGCGATTCAATTAGTAAAAGAGTGCAGTAATGAGGCCGATATACAAACAGTGCAGGTTCGAAATGCAGCCAATTGGCTAAACGCTTTAGCGGTTTAA
- a CDS encoding mannose-1-phosphate guanylyltransferase/mannose-6-phosphate isomerase produces the protein MSKHYALILSGGSGTRLWPLSRTLRPKQLLALNGKETLLQQTAMRLLAHVPAQHLYTVTHEDHKFEVKGQLAEVAPDAVANVLAEPCARNTLPAIAWAVNQIQQRDKDAIIGVFASDHAIDNQIAFIEAWQTAETIAEQDYLVLLGIKPDAPATGYGYIQPSKQIANGNMPVFEVAQFVEKPEAQTAKQYVEKGYLWNSGMFVFKASVFMKMLTQYQPEMASQLSNMTTENFAQTYANFANLSMDYGLAEKAEKIAVVPVDMAWSDLGSWESIYQKQTKDENNNVMHGDVFAQDTTNSLLWSQSNLLATAGLDNVVVIQTADATLVCDRSRTEEIKSLVARVKEHKAELAETNLTVHRPWGTYTVLEESTSFKIKRIVVNPGAKLSMQMHNHRSEHWVVVAGEATITNNGNTITLQENQSTYIPKTHHHRLENKGKSPLAIIEVQCGDYVGEDDIIRFDDQYGRAET, from the coding sequence ATGAGCAAGCATTACGCGCTTATTCTAAGTGGTGGATCTGGCACACGTTTATGGCCATTGTCGCGCACATTACGACCTAAACAATTGCTAGCATTAAATGGCAAAGAAACGTTATTACAACAAACAGCAATGCGTTTATTAGCGCATGTGCCTGCCCAACATCTCTATACCGTTACCCACGAAGATCACAAGTTTGAAGTAAAAGGGCAACTGGCTGAAGTAGCACCAGACGCTGTCGCTAATGTGCTAGCCGAACCTTGCGCTAGAAACACCTTGCCAGCCATTGCTTGGGCAGTCAATCAAATCCAACAACGTGACAAAGATGCCATTATTGGCGTATTTGCTTCCGATCATGCTATTGATAATCAAATTGCGTTTATCGAAGCATGGCAAACAGCAGAAACAATCGCTGAGCAAGATTATTTAGTGCTATTGGGCATTAAACCAGATGCTCCAGCAACTGGTTACGGCTATATCCAACCAAGTAAACAGATTGCAAATGGCAATATGCCTGTTTTTGAAGTGGCGCAATTTGTAGAAAAACCAGAAGCACAAACTGCAAAACAATATGTGGAAAAAGGCTATTTATGGAATAGCGGCATGTTTGTATTTAAAGCCAGTGTTTTTATGAAAATGCTCACCCAATATCAGCCAGAAATGGCCAGCCAATTAAGCAACATGACAACAGAGAATTTTGCACAAACCTATGCTAATTTTGCCAATCTATCCATGGATTATGGCTTAGCAGAAAAAGCAGAAAAAATCGCCGTAGTGCCCGTTGATATGGCTTGGAGTGATTTAGGCAGTTGGGAATCAATTTATCAAAAGCAAACTAAAGATGAAAATAACAATGTCATGCACGGTGATGTGTTTGCACAAGACACAACCAATAGCCTGCTTTGGAGCCAATCTAATTTACTAGCCACTGCAGGATTAGATAATGTGGTGGTGATACAAACGGCCGATGCAACACTGGTTTGTGACAGAAGCAGAACAGAAGAAATTAAATCGCTGGTGGCACGCGTCAAAGAGCACAAAGCAGAATTAGCAGAAACAAACCTAACGGTTCATCGCCCTTGGGGCACCTATACAGTGCTTGAAGAGTCGACAAGCTTTAAAATCAAACGCATCGTTGTGAACCCAGGCGCAAAGCTTTCCATGCAAATGCACAACCACCGTTCTGAACATTGGGTAGTCGTAGCAGGAGAAGCAACCATTACCAATAACGGCAACACTATAACTTTACAAGAAAATCAATCAACTTATATTCCGAAAACACATCACCATCGCCTAGAAAACAAAGGCAAATCGCCTCTTGCAATCATTGAAGTGCAATGCGGCGACTATGTCGGTGAGGATGATATTATTCGGTTTGATGATCAATATGGTAGGGCGGAAACATGA
- a CDS encoding MarR family EPS-associated transcriptional regulator encodes MLTDEYRYKILKALEKNPEISQRDLACELGVSLGRANYCLKALIDVGLLKVSNFKNSKNKLAYMYLLTPSGVKEKSAITERFLKAKLQEYASLEAEIEALRAEAKKTIDAEVYHS; translated from the coding sequence ATGCTAACTGACGAATACCGCTACAAAATTTTAAAAGCATTAGAAAAAAATCCTGAGATTAGTCAGCGCGATTTGGCGTGTGAATTAGGTGTTAGCTTGGGTCGCGCGAACTATTGTTTAAAAGCGCTGATTGATGTTGGTTTACTTAAAGTGTCCAATTTTAAAAATAGCAAAAATAAACTAGCCTATATGTATCTATTGACCCCAAGTGGCGTAAAAGAAAAATCTGCCATTACCGAACGCTTCCTAAAAGCCAAATTGCAAGAATACGCTTCTTTAGAAGCGGAGATTGAAGCACTTAGGGCTGAAGCGAAAAAGACAATAGATGCCGAGGTTTATCACTCATGA
- a CDS encoding GDP-L-fucose synthase: MDKHAKIYVAGHRGLVGSALMRQLKEQGYTNLIVRTHAELDLTNQADVEAFFASEKPEYVFLAAAKVGGIHANNTYPAEFIHQNLAIQTNVIHQSYVHGVKRLLFLGSSCIYSRDCPQPIKEEYLLTGLLEPTNRPYALAKIAGIEMCWSYNRQYDTQYLAAMPTNLYGPDDNYHAENSHVIPALIRKFHEAKVNKQPTVTVWGTGKPLREFLYSDDMAKACLHLISLPDETFHKLTEENSLKGLPPLVNVGYGKDVTIKQLAELVATTIGYKGELVFDTSKPDGTMRKLMDVSLLNTLGWQAKITLSEGLKSAYANYLEKGKTE; encoded by the coding sequence ATGGATAAACACGCAAAAATATATGTGGCAGGGCATCGTGGACTAGTAGGGTCAGCCTTAATGCGCCAGCTGAAAGAGCAAGGCTATACAAATCTAATTGTACGTACGCACGCGGAACTGGATTTAACCAATCAAGCAGACGTTGAAGCTTTTTTTGCATCAGAAAAACCAGAGTATGTATTTTTAGCTGCCGCCAAAGTAGGTGGCATTCATGCAAACAACACTTATCCAGCGGAATTTATTCATCAAAATTTGGCGATTCAAACCAATGTTATTCACCAATCTTATGTGCATGGTGTCAAACGTTTATTATTTTTAGGATCAAGCTGCATTTATTCGCGAGATTGCCCGCAGCCGATTAAAGAAGAGTATTTACTGACTGGATTATTAGAACCAACAAACAGACCATATGCACTGGCAAAAATTGCAGGTATTGAAATGTGTTGGAGTTATAACCGTCAATACGACACACAATATTTAGCCGCAATGCCAACCAACCTATATGGTCCTGATGATAATTATCACGCAGAAAATAGCCATGTGATTCCAGCCTTAATACGCAAATTTCACGAAGCCAAAGTCAACAAGCAGCCGACAGTAACAGTATGGGGAACAGGTAAACCGCTTAGAGAGTTTTTATATAGCGATGATATGGCAAAAGCATGCTTACACCTCATATCGCTGCCTGATGAAACGTTCCATAAATTAACTGAAGAAAACAGCCTAAAAGGATTACCTCCATTGGTTAACGTGGGGTATGGCAAGGACGTGACAATCAAACAATTAGCAGAATTAGTAGCTACTACGATTGGTTACAAAGGAGAACTGGTTTTTGATACATCTAAACCAGATGGCACGATGCGTAAGTTAATGGATGTGAGCCTTCTTAATACATTAGGATGGCAAGCCAAAATAACGTTGAGTGAAGGGCTTAAATCGGCCTATGCAAACTATTTAGAAAAAGGAAAAACAGAATGA
- a CDS encoding type II toxin-antitoxin system PemK/MazF family toxin, with protein sequence MRRGDLVTIVLAGAYGKPRPAIIIQSDLFKEHPSVTILPVTSELRDLPLFRIGVQPDSNNGLSKLSEIMIDKIQTVPRDKVGQVFGHLSDEAMLAVNRALAVFVGIA encoded by the coding sequence ATGAGGCGTGGTGATTTAGTCACAATTGTACTAGCAGGTGCATACGGTAAACCACGCCCAGCAATCATTATTCAATCCGACCTATTTAAAGAGCATCCTTCCGTCACCATACTGCCTGTGACAAGCGAACTTCGTGATTTGCCTTTATTTCGCATAGGGGTTCAGCCCGATTCAAATAATGGACTGAGTAAACTATCTGAGATTATGATAGATAAAATACAAACTGTGCCTCGCGACAAGGTAGGTCAAGTGTTCGGACACCTATCTGATGAAGCAATGCTCGCAGTCAACAGAGCGCTCGCAGTATTTGTTGGTATCGCTTAG
- the rfbG gene encoding CDP-glucose 4,6-dehydratase has translation MESMGMTYPLNQSQFWQDKKVFLTGHTGFKGGWLALWLNSLGAQVHGYALVPSTTPSFFNAANVESFLASNTIADIRDATSLERAMATAQPDIVFHLAAQPLVRQSYVDPVETYTTNVIGTVNMLEAVRKTASIRAVVNVTTDKCYENKETLTPYAEDAPMGGFDPYSSSKGCSELVTSSYRQSFLAEKGIALASARAGNVIGGGDWSVDRLIPDFLQALGKKEELVIRSPYAIRPWQHVLEPLSGYLQLAEKLLTEGQPFAQAWNFGPAENDAKTVEWIVKKLVEHLPNAKWRIDDSPQPHEAHYLKLDSTKANTQLNWQPKWSLETALVNIMAWHQAWHNKEDMHQFSLGQIANYQQAESI, from the coding sequence ATGGAAAGTATGGGAATGACCTATCCGTTAAACCAAAGTCAGTTTTGGCAAGATAAAAAAGTCTTTTTAACAGGCCATACAGGCTTTAAGGGCGGCTGGCTAGCGCTTTGGCTTAATAGTCTAGGCGCACAAGTGCATGGTTATGCATTGGTACCATCAACAACCCCCAGTTTTTTTAATGCAGCGAATGTAGAAAGTTTTCTCGCTAGCAATACCATTGCTGATATACGCGATGCCACTAGCCTTGAACGTGCAATGGCAACAGCACAACCTGATATTGTTTTTCATTTAGCAGCGCAGCCGTTGGTGCGTCAATCGTATGTTGACCCAGTAGAAACCTACACAACTAACGTAATCGGCACAGTTAATATGCTAGAAGCTGTGCGTAAAACAGCCTCCATTCGTGCTGTGGTGAATGTCACTACCGACAAGTGCTATGAAAATAAAGAAACCTTAACGCCCTATGCCGAAGATGCTCCAATGGGCGGCTTTGATCCATATTCCAGCAGTAAAGGTTGCTCTGAGTTAGTGACATCCTCCTACAGACAATCGTTTTTAGCAGAAAAAGGCATAGCTCTAGCATCGGCAAGAGCAGGCAACGTAATTGGCGGCGGCGACTGGTCGGTTGATAGACTCATTCCAGACTTCTTGCAAGCGTTAGGTAAAAAAGAAGAATTAGTTATTCGCTCACCCTATGCAATAAGGCCATGGCAGCATGTGCTAGAGCCATTATCAGGTTATTTACAATTGGCAGAAAAACTGCTCACAGAAGGACAGCCTTTTGCACAAGCATGGAACTTTGGCCCCGCAGAAAATGATGCTAAAACGGTCGAATGGATTGTTAAAAAATTGGTTGAGCATTTGCCAAATGCAAAATGGAGAATTGACGACTCACCCCAACCGCATGAAGCACATTATTTAAAATTAGACAGCACCAAAGCAAATACCCAGCTCAACTGGCAACCTAAATGGTCGCTAGAAACAGCATTAGTGAATATTATGGCTTGGCATCAAGCTTGGCATAATAAGGAAGATATGCATCAGTTTTCTTTAGGCCAAATTGCCAACTATCAACAAGCGGAAAGCATTTAA
- a CDS encoding AAA family ATPase codes for MQILNEQALNASVPLHDLTFKTTKELIHAQENQPHVHGWIAQAEAKKAAMFGLKMRQAGFNMLVLGQHGSGRTSLMQSAMQQVAKETGGQLHDLVAVYHFSRTNQPFLIKLPVGLGAELSAHMDAFSRVFMAELPTLITIKDKTEAINKAKPWLASALQDLLELAQDNGQLMQYVELVKKDVIGFLKVYPTPANNDVEGALEALMSDGFLNRFRVNLLVDNSIAAAEGLLQPIVYDNDPSYQSLFGSLESGAEHTHEFMRLRAGKLHKADGGMLLVQLRDILNDEQNGAQMIEKLYRFLRNGTLQFEDVAGSGQSAGYVLANTLIPLRVKLILIAMREDFYSLLEENPDFFDHFPIKVEFADSINANAESYAAVAGYVAQKCEQHQCAHFNAEAVATLIGALQRLEEDQVRISTNFAFLERLMLESASYAGEADVVTREHVHAAINARNRRHQYFETQIRESIIDNELLIQVHGEVVGQINGLTHIELGDASFGSPIRITARCYPGQKGLINIDREVNMSGPNHDKGIFILQNWLSASFSHLAPLSLNASLVFEQEYNGVEGDSASCAELFALLSAMANLPIQQGIAITGALNQFGEVMPIGGVNEKIEGYFRVCKALGLDGKQGVIIPKRNQRHLLLDDEVVQAVKDGQFQIITIDHVLEGIQHLVGVNAGEKDATGSYPPNTVMGHAQAVLAEYRKTLETNQPQTKHNM; via the coding sequence ATGCAAATTTTAAATGAACAAGCACTCAATGCGAGTGTGCCTTTACATGATTTGACGTTTAAAACCACTAAAGAGTTGATTCACGCACAAGAAAATCAACCACATGTGCATGGCTGGATAGCGCAAGCAGAAGCCAAAAAAGCGGCCATGTTTGGTCTAAAAATGCGCCAAGCAGGCTTTAATATGCTGGTGCTAGGACAACATGGCAGCGGTCGCACGTCTTTAATGCAAAGTGCCATGCAACAAGTGGCAAAAGAAACGGGCGGGCAATTGCACGATTTGGTCGCGGTCTATCATTTTAGTCGCACCAACCAACCTTTCTTAATCAAATTACCTGTTGGTTTAGGCGCTGAGCTGTCTGCACACATGGATGCGTTTTCCCGCGTATTTATGGCCGAATTGCCAACGCTCATTACCATTAAAGATAAAACAGAGGCAATAAATAAGGCAAAGCCATGGCTAGCCAGTGCCTTGCAAGATTTACTAGAACTGGCTCAAGATAATGGCCAATTGATGCAATATGTTGAATTGGTTAAAAAAGACGTGATTGGCTTTTTAAAAGTCTATCCAACACCAGCCAATAACGATGTGGAAGGCGCTTTAGAAGCGCTGATGAGCGATGGCTTTTTGAATCGTTTCCGCGTCAATCTATTGGTGGATAATAGCATTGCCGCTGCCGAAGGGCTGTTGCAACCCATTGTTTATGATAACGACCCAAGCTATCAATCATTGTTTGGCAGTTTAGAATCTGGCGCAGAACACACACACGAGTTTATGCGCTTGCGGGCAGGTAAATTACATAAAGCCGATGGCGGCATGTTATTGGTGCAATTGCGCGACATTTTGAACGATGAGCAAAACGGTGCACAAATGATAGAAAAGCTGTATCGCTTTTTGCGCAACGGCACCTTGCAATTTGAAGATGTTGCAGGAAGCGGACAAAGTGCAGGTTATGTGCTGGCCAACACGCTTATTCCATTGCGGGTTAAATTAATATTAATAGCAATGCGCGAAGATTTTTATAGCTTGCTTGAAGAAAACCCCGATTTTTTTGATCACTTTCCCATCAAAGTAGAGTTTGCCGATAGCATTAATGCCAATGCAGAAAGTTATGCGGCTGTGGCTGGTTATGTGGCACAAAAGTGTGAGCAGCATCAATGCGCGCATTTTAACGCCGAGGCGGTGGCAACGCTGATTGGTGCGCTGCAACGTTTAGAGGAAGATCAAGTGCGCATTAGCACCAACTTTGCCTTTTTAGAGCGCCTCATGCTAGAGAGCGCCTCTTACGCAGGTGAGGCAGATGTAGTCACACGCGAGCATGTCCACGCGGCGATTAATGCCAGAAATCGACGCCACCAATATTTTGAGACGCAAATTCGTGAATCAATCATTGATAATGAGTTGCTCATTCAAGTGCATGGCGAAGTAGTGGGTCAAATTAATGGCTTAACCCATATCGAGCTAGGCGATGCCAGTTTTGGCTCGCCCATTCGTATCACTGCACGCTGTTATCCTGGTCAAAAAGGCTTGATTAATATCGACCGCGAAGTGAATATGAGTGGCCCCAATCACGATAAAGGCATTTTTATTTTGCAAAATTGGCTCAGCGCCAGTTTTTCACATTTGGCGCCATTAAGCCTCAATGCATCATTGGTGTTTGAGCAAGAATATAACGGCGTAGAAGGAGATTCTGCATCATGTGCAGAGCTATTCGCGCTGTTGTCTGCAATGGCCAATCTGCCTATTCAACAAGGCATTGCCATCACTGGTGCGTTAAATCAGTTTGGCGAAGTAATGCCAATTGGCGGCGTCAATGAAAAAATAGAAGGTTATTTTAGAGTATGCAAAGCGCTAGGATTAGATGGCAAACAAGGCGTCATTATTCCCAAACGTAATCAACGCCATTTACTTCTGGATGATGAAGTAGTGCAAGCGGTCAAAGATGGCCAATTCCAGATTATTACCATTGATCATGTATTAGAAGGCATCCAACATTTAGTTGGCGTTAATGCTGGCGAAAAAGATGCAACTGGCAGCTACCCGCCTAATACCGTCATGGGACATGCGCAAGCAGTGTTGGCAGAGTATCGTAAAACCCTAGAAACAAACCAACCGCAAACAAAACATAACATGTAG
- the rfbF gene encoding glucose-1-phosphate cytidylyltransferase: MKAVILAGGLGTRISEETHIKPKPMIEIGGKPILWHILKLYSAHGINEFIICCGYKGYIIKEYFANYFLHMSDVTFDMQKNEMQVHQRNAEPWKVTLVDTGEDTLTGGRLKRVESYIKDEEAFCFTYGDGVADIDISALVKFHQSHGKLATVTAVQPPGRYGALSLENQLVKGFSEKPKGDGGKINGGFFVLSPDCLKYIDNDQSSWEGAPLMQIASENQLMAFEHEGFWQPMDTLREKNLLESLWESGKAPWKVWE; this comes from the coding sequence ATGAAGGCTGTCATTCTTGCGGGTGGTTTAGGAACGCGCATTTCAGAAGAAACGCATATTAAGCCAAAACCAATGATAGAAATTGGCGGTAAACCAATTCTTTGGCACATTCTTAAACTATATTCTGCACACGGTATTAATGAATTTATCATCTGCTGTGGCTATAAAGGCTACATTATCAAAGAATATTTTGCCAATTACTTTCTGCATATGTCAGATGTTACTTTTGATATGCAAAAAAATGAAATGCAAGTGCATCAACGCAATGCAGAGCCTTGGAAGGTGACATTGGTCGATACAGGCGAAGACACCTTAACAGGAGGCCGTTTAAAACGCGTTGAGAGCTATATAAAAGATGAAGAAGCTTTTTGCTTTACTTATGGCGATGGCGTAGCGGATATTGATATTTCTGCCTTAGTCAAATTTCATCAAAGCCACGGTAAGCTCGCAACAGTGACAGCTGTACAACCACCTGGACGTTACGGCGCCCTCAGTTTAGAGAATCAATTAGTGAAAGGCTTTTCTGAAAAACCTAAAGGCGATGGCGGCAAAATCAATGGGGGTTTTTTTGTGCTCTCACCTGATTGCCTAAAATATATAGACAACGATCAGTCAAGCTGGGAAGGTGCCCCATTAATGCAAATTGCGTCTGAGAACCAACTAATGGCTTTTGAGCATGAAGGCTTTTGGCAGCCAATGGACACATTAAGAGAGAAAAACCTGCTAGAAAGCCTTTGGGAATCTGGCAAAGCACCATGGAAAGTATGGGAATGA
- a CDS encoding dTDP-4-dehydrorhamnose 3,5-epimerase family protein yields MSRFDFFDAPLNGLKIIQRKAIEDERGFLSRVFCAEEFAQYGFEKAVNQINQTLTRQKGAVRGLHYQLPPHTEIKLVSCIKGEVLDIAVDLRKDSPTFLYWHAEVLSESNRRSLLIPEGFAHGFQTLTNDCEMLYLHSAPYVKESESAINIADTKLAITLPLAITDMSERDKSHPMINHHFEGIVV; encoded by the coding sequence ATGAGTCGATTTGATTTTTTTGATGCGCCGTTAAACGGATTGAAAATAATACAAAGAAAAGCCATTGAGGATGAACGCGGCTTTTTGAGTAGAGTTTTTTGTGCTGAAGAATTTGCACAATATGGTTTTGAAAAAGCAGTTAATCAGATTAACCAAACACTTACTCGCCAAAAAGGCGCGGTAAGAGGTTTGCACTATCAATTACCACCACATACCGAAATCAAATTAGTCAGCTGCATTAAGGGCGAAGTGCTGGACATTGCAGTCGATTTGCGCAAAGACTCACCAACTTTTTTATATTGGCATGCTGAAGTATTGAGCGAGAGCAATAGACGTAGTTTGCTTATACCCGAAGGGTTCGCGCACGGTTTTCAAACACTAACTAATGATTGTGAAATGCTCTATTTGCATTCTGCCCCTTATGTAAAAGAATCAGAATCAGCCATTAATATAGCCGACACTAAACTTGCTATTACATTACCGCTAGCCATTACAGATATGTCAGAGAGAGACAAATCTCACCCTATGATTAATCATCATTTTGAAGGAATTGTTGTATGA
- a CDS encoding antitoxin MazE family protein gives MQSNNASRVQKHRATLRASGLRPVQIWVPDTRQKGFAEECQRQSLALQRDFKEAELLGWMEEVADTEGWK, from the coding sequence ATGCAATCAAATAATGCTTCACGCGTACAAAAACATCGTGCCACTTTACGTGCATCTGGATTACGTCCTGTACAAATCTGGGTTCCAGATACGCGCCAAAAAGGCTTTGCAGAAGAATGCCAACGACAATCACTTGCGTTGCAAAGGGACTTTAAGGAAGCTGAGTTATTGGGTTGGATGGAAGAAGTTGCCGATACTGAAGGTTGGAAATGA